In Triticum urartu cultivar G1812 chromosome 6, Tu2.1, whole genome shotgun sequence, the following proteins share a genomic window:
- the LOC125512817 gene encoding uncharacterized protein LOC125512817, with the protein MSGKYIIGSLVGSLGIAYVCDAIVSDKKIFGGTVCKTATDKEWFQATDAKFQAWPRVAGPPVVMNPISRQNFIVKDP; encoded by the exons ATGTCGGGCAAGTACATTATCGGTTCGCTGGTTGGATCCCTTGGCATTGCATATGTCTGCGACGCCATCGTTTCCGACAAGAAGATCTTTGGAG GCACTGTGTGCAAGACGGCGACAGACAAGGAGTGGTTTCAGGCCACGGACGCCAAGTTCCAGGCCTGGCCCCGTGTCGCCGGGCCGCCGGTCGTCATGAACCCCATCAGCCGCCAGAACTTCATCGTCAAGGACCCCTGA